One window from the genome of Gadus macrocephalus chromosome 7, ASM3116895v1 encodes:
- the sgcd gene encoding LOW QUALITY PROTEIN: delta-sarcoglycan (The sequence of the model RefSeq protein was modified relative to this genomic sequence to represent the inferred CDS: inserted 1 base in 1 codon), whose product MSLAALVVMSLAALVVMSLVLLVVMSLAALVVMSLAALVVMSLAALVVIIDPGAPGCDVTDPGAPGSRLESPTRSLIMEAPKGVQILAEAGDIQASCXNELRLESKDGEISLDATRIRLLGLLDGKASSSSSSSGTRQTVYEVCVCPNGRLFLSQAGTGSTCHISPSVCL is encoded by the exons ATGTCATTAGCGGCCCTGGTTGTGATGTCATTAGCGGCCctggttgtgatgtcactagtgCTCCTGGTTGTGATGTCATTAGCGGCCCTGGTTGTGATGTCATTAGCGGCCctggttgtgatgtcactagcgGCCCTGGTTGTGATCATTGACCCTGGCGCTCCTGGTTGTGATGTCACTGACCCTGGCGCTCCTGGTTCCAGGCTGGAGTCCCCGACGCGCTCCCTGATCATGGAGGCTCCGAAGGGCGTCCAGATCCTGGCGGAGGCGGGAGACATCCAGGCCTCCT AGAACGAACTACGCCTGGAGTCCAAGGACGGAGAG ATCTCTCTGGACGCCACGAGGATCCGCCTGCTGGGTCTGCTGGACGGGAAggcctcgtcctcgtcctcctcctcgggcACCAGGCAGACGGTGTACGAGGTCTGCGTCTGCCCCAACGGgcgcctcttcctctcccaggCCGGCACCGGCTCCACCTGCCACATCAGCCCGAGCGTCTGCCTCTag